A genomic segment from Desulfonatronum lacustre DSM 10312 encodes:
- the guaA gene encoding glutamine-hydrolyzing GMP synthase, which yields MIDTDKVVILDYGSQYTQLIARRVREAGVYSEIHPCTITTEELRALNPKALILSGGPASVINNEAPSLDPSILNWGLPILGICYGMQLLAHIGGGKVVPSQDREYGRAELFLTADCPLWDGLTITEGLKVWMSHGDKVLTPPPGFTPLARTSRVDVAAMADVSRKIYALQFHPEVVHTEDGDTILRNFLFRVAGLNPTWNMASFLEENLARLRDQIGDQEQVICALSGGVDSTVVAVMLHKAIGRRLHCVLVDNGLLRQGEGEEIVAYLRQHFDLNLHYAQSQDMFLSRLKDVEDPEQKRKIIGHTFIEVFEQEAKSLTGIKYLAQGTLYPDVIESISFKGPSAVIKSHHNVGGLPEIMNLSLIEPLRELFKDEVRKVAVELGLPDFIVWRHPFPGPGLAIRILGEVTPERLHILRQADKIVHTELMAAGWYYKVWQGFAVLLPLKTVGVMGDERTYEHVIALRIVDSIDAMTADWSRVPSEILGQISNRIINEVKGVNRVVLDISSKPPSTIEWE from the coding sequence ATGATCGATACCGACAAGGTCGTCATCCTGGACTATGGTTCCCAGTACACCCAGTTGATCGCCCGCCGGGTGCGCGAGGCCGGAGTCTATTCCGAGATCCACCCCTGCACCATCACCACCGAGGAACTGCGCGCCCTGAACCCCAAGGCGCTGATTCTCTCCGGCGGCCCGGCCAGCGTGATCAACAACGAAGCCCCATCCCTGGACCCGTCAATCCTGAACTGGGGGCTGCCCATTCTCGGGATCTGCTACGGCATGCAGCTTCTGGCGCACATCGGCGGCGGCAAGGTTGTGCCGTCCCAAGACAGGGAATACGGCCGAGCCGAGTTGTTTCTCACCGCGGACTGTCCGCTTTGGGACGGACTGACGATCACGGAAGGCCTCAAGGTCTGGATGTCCCACGGAGACAAGGTCCTGACACCGCCGCCGGGATTCACCCCCCTGGCCCGGACCAGTCGGGTGGACGTGGCGGCCATGGCCGACGTTTCCCGCAAGATCTACGCCCTGCAGTTCCATCCGGAAGTCGTTCACACCGAGGACGGCGACACGATCCTGCGCAATTTCCTGTTCCGGGTGGCCGGCCTGAACCCGACCTGGAACATGGCCTCCTTTCTGGAAGAAAACCTGGCCCGACTGCGCGATCAAATCGGTGACCAGGAACAGGTAATTTGCGCGCTGAGCGGCGGCGTGGATTCAACCGTGGTGGCCGTGATGCTGCACAAGGCCATCGGACGCCGACTGCACTGCGTCCTGGTGGACAACGGCCTGCTGCGCCAGGGCGAGGGCGAGGAAATCGTGGCGTATCTGCGCCAACATTTCGATCTGAACCTGCACTACGCCCAGTCCCAGGATATGTTCCTTTCCCGGCTCAAGGACGTGGAAGACCCGGAGCAGAAACGCAAGATCATCGGCCACACCTTCATCGAAGTTTTTGAACAGGAAGCCAAATCCCTCACCGGCATCAAGTACCTGGCCCAAGGTACCCTGTACCCGGACGTCATTGAAAGCATCTCCTTCAAGGGGCCTTCCGCGGTGATCAAAAGTCACCACAATGTCGGTGGGCTGCCGGAGATAATGAACCTGTCCCTGATCGAACCTTTGCGGGAGTTGTTCAAGGACGAGGTGCGCAAGGTTGCCGTGGAACTCGGCCTGCCGGATTTTATTGTTTGGCGGCACCCGTTCCCGGGCCCGGGGCTGGCCATCCGCATCCTGGGAGAAGTCACCCCGGAACGGCTGCACATCCTGCGGCAGGCCGACAAAATCGTGCACACGGAACTCATGGCCGCGGGTTGGTACTACAAGGTCTGGCAAGGCTTCGCCGTGCTTCTGCCCCTGAAGACCGTCGGCGTGATGGGTGACGAGCGGACCTACGAGCACGTCATCGCCCTGCGCATCGTGGACAGCATCGACGCCATGACCGCGGACTGGTCCCGAGTGCCCTCGGAAATCCTGGGCCAGATATCCAACCGGATCATCAATGAAGTCAAAGGAGTGAACAGGGTTGTCCTGGACATCTCCTCCAAACCGCCCAGCACGATTGAGTGGGAGTAG